In one Zobellia galactanivorans genomic region, the following are encoded:
- a CDS encoding endonuclease/exonuclease/phosphatase family protein — translation MALRTIFFSFLFLALYTVQAQDLKVMSYNIKFDNVNDTVNNWNDRKTDMVKLLKHYAPEFIGMQEVLYRQLTYLDGALEDYNSIGVGRDDGKKKGEFSPILYNSKKFKLIRSNTFWLSPTPDKISVGWDAAMERICTYGLFENKANKQRFWVFNTHFDHIGTEARERSAALIVKKIKEINTDKIPVVLTGDFNLEPDTKPIQFLKKEMTDGQEASLQPLYGPTGTFSGFDHKRILDRRIDYIFIEGLTVLSYIHIDDRMENNKHISDHLPILATLKK, via the coding sequence ATGGCCTTAAGAACTATTTTCTTTTCATTTCTTTTTCTGGCCTTGTACACAGTGCAAGCCCAAGACCTCAAGGTAATGAGCTACAACATTAAATTTGACAACGTAAACGACACCGTTAACAATTGGAACGACCGTAAAACGGACATGGTGAAGCTTTTAAAGCATTATGCCCCGGAATTTATCGGCATGCAAGAGGTCTTGTACCGCCAATTGACTTATTTGGATGGCGCATTGGAAGATTACAACTCCATTGGTGTAGGCCGGGACGACGGAAAAAAGAAAGGGGAATTTTCCCCCATTCTATACAACAGTAAAAAATTCAAACTCATCCGATCCAACACCTTTTGGCTCTCTCCCACCCCCGATAAGATCAGTGTAGGATGGGATGCTGCCATGGAGCGGATCTGCACCTACGGATTGTTCGAAAACAAGGCGAACAAACAACGCTTTTGGGTATTCAACACCCATTTTGACCACATCGGTACCGAGGCCCGTGAAAGGTCGGCAGCGCTTATCGTTAAGAAAATCAAGGAAATCAACACGGATAAAATCCCCGTGGTCCTTACGGGCGATTTCAATTTAGAACCTGATACAAAGCCTATCCAATTTCTGAAAAAAGAAATGACAGACGGCCAAGAAGCCTCACTTCAACCGCTTTATGGCCCTACAGGAACCTTTAGCGGCTTTGACCATAAACGCATACTTGACCGACGCATCGACTATATCTTTATTGAAGGGCTCACCGTACTATCGTACATTCACATTGATGACCGTATGGAAAACAACAAACACATTTCCGACCATCTGCCGATACTGGCAACACTTAAAAAATAG
- a CDS encoding alpha/beta fold hydrolase, with translation MPFIKNKKGKETVDIYYEDYGSGQPVILIHGWPLSHKAWEQQVWKIVEEGYRCISYDRRGFGASSAPWGDYDYSALASDLNTIIEDLNLDNVVIVGFSMGGGEVVRYFTDYGADKIAKAALISSIIPLVKKKEDNPDGVPEEVLDGIKEALQKDRVGFLKNFHKGFYNYEDNTDRMSEAQLDYDFSIASHASPRATIQAALAWMHTDFRPELKNVTVPTLIVHGDADATVPQATSADQAAKGIKDNQYEVIKGGPHGLNLTHADELNELLISFLKK, from the coding sequence ATGCCATTTATAAAGAACAAAAAAGGAAAAGAAACTGTAGATATTTATTATGAGGATTATGGTTCTGGGCAACCGGTTATACTCATTCACGGATGGCCTTTAAGTCATAAGGCGTGGGAGCAGCAGGTTTGGAAAATTGTAGAGGAAGGTTATAGGTGCATATCATATGATAGAAGAGGTTTTGGGGCATCTTCGGCACCATGGGGAGATTACGATTATTCTGCACTTGCCAGCGATCTAAATACCATTATTGAAGATTTGAATTTAGACAATGTGGTAATTGTTGGCTTTTCTATGGGTGGAGGGGAAGTAGTACGTTACTTCACTGATTATGGGGCGGACAAAATTGCAAAAGCAGCTTTAATAAGCTCTATAATTCCATTGGTAAAGAAGAAAGAAGATAACCCTGATGGCGTTCCGGAAGAAGTTTTGGATGGAATAAAAGAAGCATTGCAGAAAGACAGAGTTGGTTTTTTGAAGAATTTCCACAAAGGATTTTATAACTATGAGGATAATACGGATAGAATGAGTGAGGCACAGCTTGATTATGATTTCAGTATCGCGTCACACGCTTCCCCCAGGGCTACGATCCAAGCTGCCTTGGCATGGATGCATACCGATTTTAGACCTGAATTGAAGAATGTTACCGTACCAACACTTATTGTTCATGGTGATGCGGATGCTACCGTGCCCCAGGCGACTTCCGCTGATCAGGCCGCAAAAGGAATCAAGGATAATCAGTATGAAGTTATTAAAGGTGGGCCTCATGGCCTGAACTTGACTCATGCCGATGAGTTGAACGAACTTCTGATTTCTTTTTTAAAGAAGTAA
- a CDS encoding FMN-binding negative transcriptional regulator codes for MFIPNHHRNENASEIRAFLKANSFGILVSQYQNKPWATHIPLELEVNKEGKEVLTAHIAKANPQWHEFDQNEEVLCIFNGPHSYISSSWYKDEEVPTWDYIAVHVYGKLSILSEEEVMASMHRLVDKYEAHSKEPISLKKMSPHTLKQVKGVIGFEIEITDIQAQYKLSRNRKQDHPKIIAELEDTKNPMSIAIAKAIKKE; via the coding sequence ATGTTTATTCCTAACCATCACCGTAATGAAAATGCTTCAGAAATTAGAGCGTTCCTAAAAGCGAACAGTTTTGGCATTCTCGTAAGCCAATATCAAAACAAACCTTGGGCAACGCACATTCCCTTAGAACTAGAGGTAAACAAAGAAGGAAAAGAAGTGCTCACGGCCCACATTGCCAAAGCCAACCCGCAATGGCACGAGTTTGACCAAAACGAAGAAGTACTATGTATCTTTAACGGACCGCATTCCTATATTTCCTCATCTTGGTACAAGGATGAAGAAGTACCTACTTGGGACTATATCGCCGTTCATGTCTATGGAAAATTGAGCATATTGAGCGAAGAAGAAGTCATGGCCTCCATGCACCGCTTGGTCGACAAATACGAAGCCCATTCGAAAGAACCTATTTCCCTGAAGAAGATGTCGCCCCACACACTAAAACAAGTGAAAGGCGTTATAGGCTTTGAGATCGAGATCACCGATATTCAAGCGCAGTACAAACTGTCGCGCAACCGCAAACAAGACCACCCGAAAATCATTGCCGAGCTTGAAGACACCAAAAACCCGATGAGTATAGCCATTGCCAAAGCCATCAAGAAGGAGTAG
- a CDS encoding NAD-dependent epimerase/dehydratase family protein, producing MKILFIGGTGNISTASSRLALEKGIDLYHLNRGTKKGGLTGVQTIYGDINKPEELSELQKHSWDVVVNWIAFTPEDIERDITLFHGKTKQYIFISSASCYQTPLQYPIITESTPLCNNLWDYSQNKIRCEDRLMQAYREKGFPVTIVRPSLTYDTVIPIAIGGFREYTTADRIIKGKEIIVHGDGTSLWTVTHADDFAKGFVGLLGLTTAIGHAFHITSDEILSWNMIYRIFADALGFEARVVHIASDFICKIEPSFTGTLLADKGESVIFDNSKIKTFVPGFKATIPFSEGIKRTLKWFDENPEHKIVNEDKNRQIERILQAYKSL from the coding sequence ATGAAGATTTTATTTATAGGGGGGACAGGGAACATTAGCACGGCCTCTAGCCGTTTGGCGCTTGAAAAGGGGATAGATCTGTATCATCTAAACCGAGGGACCAAGAAAGGTGGCCTAACTGGGGTTCAGACAATTTATGGCGATATAAACAAACCGGAAGAACTGTCTGAACTGCAAAAGCACAGTTGGGACGTGGTCGTAAATTGGATCGCTTTTACCCCAGAGGATATAGAACGGGATATTACATTGTTTCATGGTAAAACGAAGCAATACATTTTTATTAGTTCTGCGTCGTGTTACCAAACTCCTTTGCAGTATCCGATAATAACCGAATCTACACCGCTGTGCAATAATTTATGGGATTATTCACAGAATAAGATCCGGTGCGAGGACCGCCTGATGCAAGCCTATAGGGAAAAAGGTTTCCCTGTAACAATCGTACGCCCCTCTTTGACCTATGATACCGTAATACCCATCGCTATTGGCGGTTTTAGGGAGTATACCACTGCCGACCGCATCATTAAGGGAAAGGAAATTATCGTTCACGGAGACGGTACGTCTTTGTGGACGGTGACCCATGCCGACGATTTTGCAAAGGGTTTTGTAGGTCTGTTGGGCCTCACCACAGCCATTGGACATGCCTTTCATATCACTTCCGACGAAATACTCAGTTGGAACATGATTTATAGGATTTTTGCCGATGCACTTGGTTTTGAAGCTAGGGTAGTGCATATTGCTTCTGATTTTATCTGTAAGATAGAACCCTCGTTTACGGGAACTTTATTGGCGGATAAGGGGGAAAGCGTCATTTTTGACAATAGCAAGATCAAGACTTTTGTTCCTGGTTTTAAGGCGACGATTCCTTTTTCCGAAGGAATCAAAAGAACCTTAAAGTGGTTTGATGAAAACCCCGAACACAAAATTGTCAATGAAGACAAGAACCGTCAAATAGAACGGATACTCCAAGCGTATAAATCGCTTTAA
- a CDS encoding Dps family protein: MKLNSIGLSEKDSKSLSEDLNELLANFQRYYQNLRGIHWNIKGKRFFELHPKFEELYNEANLNVDEIAERILTLGGVPLHTFEDYIESSKVPVGKNITKDEEAIRLIVDSLKELLVIERRILDASDKSGDEGTNSMMSDFITGQEKTVWMMKAWLAEEI; encoded by the coding sequence ATGAAACTAAATAGCATAGGATTAAGTGAAAAAGACTCAAAATCATTGAGTGAGGACTTGAACGAATTGTTGGCTAATTTTCAGCGTTATTACCAAAATTTAAGAGGTATCCATTGGAATATTAAAGGAAAACGCTTTTTTGAACTCCATCCAAAGTTTGAAGAGCTTTACAACGAGGCCAACCTTAATGTAGATGAAATTGCCGAGCGTATATTGACTCTTGGGGGAGTGCCTTTACATACCTTTGAAGATTATATTGAAAGTTCAAAAGTCCCGGTAGGAAAGAATATTACCAAAGATGAAGAAGCTATTCGTTTGATCGTAGATTCCCTAAAAGAGCTTTTGGTTATAGAAAGACGCATTTTAGACGCTTCCGATAAATCAGGTGATGAAGGAACCAACTCTATGATGAGTGATTTTATCACAGGTCAAGAAAAGACCGTTTGGATGATGAAAGCTTGGTTGGCCGAAGAAATATAG
- a CDS encoding LysR substrate-binding domain-containing protein has translation MTITQLQYVLAVAEYKNFTLAAEKSFVTQPTLSMQVQKLEDELDVLIFDRSKKPISITEVGEKIVAQAKNIVNEASRIKDVVDQEKGFIGGDYTLGIIPTIMPTLLPMFLKTFINKYPKVNLIIKEQSTETLIRNIQDGHIDAAIAATPLEIEFIKERPLYYEPFVGYVPQEHRLGKAVTITPEDLDINDVLLLQDGHCFRDNVINLCKAPRNLGQEAFRLESGSFETLINLADENLGMTLLPYLNTLVLDEKKKEKLKYFEKPSPAREISLIYHKSELKIQITNALREVISSVVRGAIAFQDVKIISPINK, from the coding sequence ATGACAATTACCCAACTACAATATGTACTGGCCGTTGCCGAGTACAAGAATTTCACATTAGCAGCAGAAAAAAGCTTTGTCACCCAACCTACATTAAGCATGCAGGTTCAAAAACTGGAAGACGAACTCGACGTCTTGATTTTTGACAGGAGCAAAAAGCCCATTTCCATTACGGAAGTAGGCGAAAAAATAGTGGCCCAGGCCAAAAACATTGTAAACGAAGCCAGCAGGATCAAAGATGTCGTCGACCAAGAAAAAGGGTTTATTGGCGGTGATTATACTTTGGGAATCATCCCTACCATTATGCCGACCTTACTGCCCATGTTTCTAAAAACCTTTATCAACAAATACCCCAAGGTAAACTTGATCATAAAGGAACAGAGTACGGAGACCCTTATCCGCAATATTCAAGACGGCCATATCGATGCCGCAATTGCCGCTACGCCTTTGGAAATAGAATTTATCAAGGAAAGACCCTTGTATTACGAGCCTTTCGTAGGCTACGTACCCCAAGAACACCGTCTTGGCAAGGCCGTGACCATAACCCCGGAAGACCTAGACATCAATGATGTACTCTTACTACAAGACGGGCATTGCTTCAGGGATAATGTCATCAACCTATGCAAGGCCCCGAGAAATCTTGGTCAAGAGGCATTTCGTTTGGAAAGCGGCAGTTTTGAAACCTTGATCAATCTCGCCGATGAAAACCTGGGTATGACGTTATTGCCCTATTTGAACACTTTGGTCTTGGACGAAAAAAAGAAAGAGAAATTAAAGTACTTTGAAAAACCGTCGCCCGCACGTGAAATCAGCTTGATCTACCATAAGAGCGAACTTAAGATACAAATAACGAATGCCCTAAGGGAAGTGATATCGAGTGTCGTACGAGGCGCCATTGCCTTTCAGGACGTTAAAATTATCAGTCCTATCAACAAATAG
- a CDS encoding D-alanyl-D-alanine carboxypeptidase/D-alanyl-D-alanine-endopeptidase — MKKILIAFSIAIFITSCSSYKKTLKKQTDPILSSTFYQNQFTGLLVFDPENRDTLYAYQSKKYFTPASNTKIFTLFASLQLLPDKVPTLKYWQQGKKLYVQGTGDPAALHPYFKDSTALNFLKRHANIELDLNNLEGEKLGQGWAWDDYDYYYQPEMTPMPLYGNVVSISRTKVIPEFFKGNIVRNWHRRNRDLEKNTFYVAPSRRDTVEIPYRTDSVLTKKLLEAALNKNISLGKPAYTPKKETLYGIPTDSLYVRMMHESDNFIAEQLLILASSTLSDTLSGKKARDYVLENYLQDLRQAPRWVDGSGLSRYNLFTPEAMVNVLDKLYQSMARKRLFAIFPENGVSGTLKGWDYDGGVPKLYAKSGSLSNNYCLSGYLITRSGKTLIFSFMNNHYRQPTSEVKKRMQQVLRQVAETY, encoded by the coding sequence ATGAAAAAAATTTTAATCGCCTTCTCGATAGCTATTTTCATAACTAGTTGTTCTTCATACAAAAAGACCCTCAAAAAGCAGACCGACCCCATTCTTTCGTCTACTTTTTACCAAAACCAGTTTACGGGACTATTGGTTTTCGACCCCGAAAACAGGGACACCCTCTATGCCTACCAAAGTAAGAAATACTTTACCCCTGCAAGCAACACCAAGATCTTCACCTTATTCGCTTCGCTTCAATTGCTGCCCGATAAAGTTCCTACCCTCAAATATTGGCAACAGGGCAAGAAACTTTACGTTCAAGGCACCGGAGACCCGGCGGCCCTACATCCTTACTTTAAGGATAGTACGGCCCTAAACTTTCTAAAGCGCCACGCCAACATAGAACTCGACCTGAACAATCTTGAGGGGGAAAAGCTAGGTCAAGGTTGGGCATGGGACGACTACGACTATTACTACCAGCCCGAAATGACCCCAATGCCACTTTACGGCAATGTCGTGAGCATCTCACGGACCAAGGTAATACCCGAATTCTTTAAAGGGAACATCGTACGCAATTGGCATCGCAGAAACAGGGATTTGGAAAAGAACACCTTTTACGTTGCGCCTTCTAGAAGAGACACCGTAGAAATACCCTATAGAACCGATTCCGTCTTGACCAAAAAGTTACTGGAAGCGGCCTTAAACAAGAACATCAGCCTAGGCAAGCCCGCTTATACCCCTAAGAAAGAAACCTTGTACGGCATACCCACCGATTCGCTTTACGTACGGATGATGCATGAGAGCGATAATTTTATCGCCGAACAACTCTTAATCCTGGCCTCTTCCACCCTATCGGACACCCTTAGCGGTAAAAAAGCCCGAGATTACGTTTTGGAAAACTATTTACAGGACCTTCGTCAAGCCCCAAGATGGGTAGACGGATCAGGCCTATCACGTTACAACCTGTTTACTCCCGAAGCTATGGTAAATGTGCTCGATAAACTATACCAAAGTATGGCCCGAAAAAGGCTGTTTGCCATTTTTCCCGAGAACGGGGTTTCAGGGACCTTAAAAGGATGGGATTACGATGGAGGGGTACCGAAACTCTATGCAAAGTCAGGAAGCTTAAGCAATAACTACTGTTTAAGCGGCTACCTCATTACCCGATCGGGCAAGACTTTGATTTTTAGTTTTATGAACAATCATTATAGGCAGCCTACCTCCGAAGTAAAAAAGCGAATGCAACAGGTGCTACGTCAGGTTGCGGAAACCTATTAG
- the nudK gene encoding GDP-mannose pyrophosphatase NudK, translating to MKNGSIKNIKKEVLSDNWYTLNKYVYDYQKEDGSWETQEREAYDRGNGAAILLYNQRKGTVVLTRQFRMPTYINGNSNGMMIEVCAGLLDGDNPEDCIKKEVEEETGYQVDNVEKVFESYMSPGSVTEILHFFIGAYEEKMKVGVGGGAEDETENIEVLEYPFETAMAMIASGEIKDAKTILLLQYAAIHKLLE from the coding sequence GTGAAAAACGGCAGTATTAAGAATATAAAAAAAGAAGTGCTCTCCGATAATTGGTATACACTCAACAAATATGTATACGATTACCAAAAAGAAGACGGTTCTTGGGAAACTCAGGAAAGAGAGGCCTACGATAGGGGGAATGGAGCCGCAATTTTACTTTATAACCAAAGAAAAGGTACAGTGGTTCTTACCCGTCAATTCCGAATGCCGACCTATATCAACGGGAACTCAAATGGAATGATGATCGAGGTCTGTGCCGGACTTTTAGATGGTGATAATCCGGAAGATTGCATCAAGAAAGAAGTAGAGGAAGAAACGGGCTATCAGGTCGACAATGTGGAAAAGGTATTCGAATCCTATATGTCGCCGGGTTCGGTTACCGAGATCCTTCACTTTTTTATAGGCGCCTACGAAGAAAAAATGAAAGTAGGTGTAGGCGGTGGAGCGGAAGACGAGACCGAAAATATTGAGGTGCTCGAGTACCCGTTCGAAACGGCAATGGCTATGATCGCTTCCGGCGAGATCAAAGATGCCAAGACCATTCTTTTGTTACAGTACGCCGCAATCCACAAATTATTGGAATAG
- a CDS encoding response regulator — protein sequence MELQDFKQLRVWIIDDDLVSLFAARYGIEQLGKPYTVLDFDSAEVALKILHDSLEGAEELPDIILLDLVMPKMDGWEFLEKFEELPMHVKKTDIYILSAFLSTKERQRAKQHSEVKGYFDKPISKRALGRIFGEKENAI from the coding sequence ATGGAACTACAAGACTTTAAACAGCTACGGGTTTGGATAATAGACGATGATCTCGTCTCACTATTTGCTGCCAGATACGGAATAGAGCAACTGGGCAAACCTTATACCGTATTGGATTTTGACAGTGCGGAGGTCGCTTTGAAAATTTTACATGATAGTCTTGAAGGGGCCGAAGAGCTTCCCGATATTATTTTATTGGATCTTGTGATGCCAAAAATGGATGGTTGGGAGTTTTTGGAGAAATTTGAAGAATTGCCTATGCATGTTAAAAAAACCGACATTTATATACTATCCGCATTTTTAAGTACTAAGGAAAGGCAGCGGGCAAAGCAACATTCAGAGGTGAAGGGCTATTTTGATAAACCTATTTCTAAAAGGGCCTTAGGCCGTATTTTTGGTGAAAAGGAAAATGCCATTTAA
- a CDS encoding DUF2461 domain-containing protein: MDFKNLVEFLKALNTNNSKEWMDANRKWYKEVRDDFIKWLDHMNLSLAEIDAEYFDTPGKKGINRINNNLMFHPNKPVYKDHFGAGLDKRPLTGDFYIEIGIERCIMAGGFWRPDAATLKSIRDAIDYDGENLKKIVEKKSFKNTFGGLYEDVKLVKAPKGFPNDHKYIDFLRNKTFAVAHEFATNEVFRGDFEEKIINVYKEMLPFRRYLNKAVTVV; the protein is encoded by the coding sequence ATGGATTTTAAAAACCTGGTAGAATTTTTAAAGGCACTCAATACAAACAATTCCAAAGAATGGATGGATGCCAATAGGAAGTGGTATAAGGAAGTTCGGGACGATTTTATAAAGTGGTTAGACCATATGAACCTTAGCTTGGCCGAAATCGATGCGGAGTATTTTGATACACCAGGCAAAAAAGGAATCAACAGAATCAATAACAACCTCATGTTTCACCCCAATAAACCGGTGTATAAAGACCATTTTGGGGCAGGCTTGGACAAAAGACCGCTTACGGGCGATTTTTATATTGAAATCGGTATAGAAAGATGTATCATGGCAGGCGGCTTTTGGCGACCCGATGCGGCAACATTGAAAAGTATACGAGACGCCATTGATTATGATGGGGAAAACCTAAAGAAGATTGTTGAGAAAAAGTCGTTTAAAAACACCTTCGGAGGCCTGTATGAAGATGTCAAACTCGTAAAAGCGCCCAAAGGATTCCCCAATGACCATAAATACATTGATTTTTTGAGAAATAAAACCTTTGCCGTGGCACACGAGTTTGCTACTAATGAAGTGTTTAGGGGTGATTTTGAAGAGAAAATTATAAATGTGTACAAAGAAATGCTCCCTTTTAGAAGATATCTCAATAAAGCGGTAACAGTGGTATGA
- a CDS encoding TIGR00266 family protein, protein MNAHEIDYQIYGEEMQYVEIELDPQEAVVAEAGSFMMMDSDIKMDTIFGDGSNQDTGVLGKIFSAGKRILTGESLFMTAFLNIGQGKRQVSFASPYPGKILPIDLSEKQGKFICQKDAFLCAAKGVSVGIEFSKKLGRGLFGGEGFIMQKLEGDGLAFVHAGGTMAKKELAAGEILKVDTGCIVGFSQTVDYDIEFVGGIKNTIFGGEGLFFATLRGPGTVYIQSLPFSRLAGRVLASIPKGGKDKGEGSILGTLGDIVGGDNRF, encoded by the coding sequence ATGAACGCACATGAAATCGATTACCAGATTTACGGTGAAGAAATGCAATACGTAGAGATAGAACTAGACCCGCAAGAAGCCGTAGTGGCCGAGGCAGGAAGTTTTATGATGATGGATTCCGATATAAAGATGGATACTATTTTTGGGGATGGCTCCAACCAAGATACCGGGGTACTCGGCAAGATTTTTTCCGCTGGAAAACGGATCTTGACCGGTGAAAGCCTTTTTATGACGGCCTTTTTAAATATAGGACAGGGAAAAAGACAGGTGAGTTTTGCCTCTCCCTATCCTGGGAAAATCCTTCCTATAGACCTTTCGGAAAAACAAGGCAAGTTCATCTGCCAAAAAGATGCCTTCCTGTGTGCGGCAAAAGGAGTATCGGTGGGTATCGAATTTTCCAAGAAATTGGGTAGAGGTTTATTTGGAGGAGAAGGTTTCATTATGCAAAAATTGGAAGGCGATGGTTTGGCTTTTGTCCATGCCGGAGGTACCATGGCAAAAAAGGAATTGGCAGCTGGCGAAATACTAAAAGTAGATACCGGTTGTATTGTGGGGTTCTCGCAAACCGTAGATTACGATATAGAGTTCGTGGGCGGAATAAAAAACACCATTTTTGGGGGAGAAGGACTTTTCTTTGCTACCTTAAGGGGGCCGGGTACCGTATATATCCAATCCTTGCCGTTCAGCAGACTTGCCGGTAGGGTATTGGCCTCGATTCCAAAAGGAGGGAAAGATAAAGGGGAAGGAAGTATTCTGGGAACCCTTGGCGATATTGTCGGAGGTGACAATCGGTTTTAG
- a CDS encoding DUF4442 domain-containing protein — protein sequence MAVSTGKFNTFTFFKLPSAWWCGVRLRYIDETKAVVTVKHKWFNQNPFKSMFWAVQGMAAELSTGAMVIAQIKESGKKISMLVANNTANFSKKATGKITFTCEDGHLIKEAIDKTLATGEGQAFWMKSVGVNEDGVVVSTFKFEWTIRVKQ from the coding sequence ATGGCAGTATCTACGGGCAAGTTCAACACATTTACATTCTTTAAGTTACCCTCTGCGTGGTGGTGTGGGGTGCGGTTGCGCTATATCGATGAAACCAAGGCAGTGGTAACGGTAAAGCACAAATGGTTCAACCAAAACCCGTTTAAAAGTATGTTTTGGGCGGTACAAGGGATGGCCGCCGAACTAAGTACCGGGGCCATGGTCATCGCCCAGATCAAGGAAAGCGGAAAAAAGATATCGATGCTCGTGGCGAATAACACCGCCAATTTTTCTAAGAAGGCGACCGGTAAGATTACGTTTACCTGTGAAGACGGTCATTTGATCAAAGAGGCCATAGACAAAACCTTGGCTACGGGTGAAGGACAAGCCTTTTGGATGAAGTCCGTTGGGGTAAATGAAGATGGGGTAGTGGTGTCTACTTTTAAATTTGAGTGGACGATACGGGTAAAACAATAA
- a CDS encoding DUF4870 domain-containing protein translates to MESTLTKHERNLAAMLHASAFSKFFIPFGNFIIPLVLWTANRRDYAFVDYNGKQVLNFQISLLLYSIVLGAISIPLFAGLFPGLLNGSLLGLDHLNDYNNLNIDFSQSLNLSGWLFPLGMAGLAHGALFVVNVVYTILAVIRTNEGQEFTYPLTIKFLK, encoded by the coding sequence ATGGAAAGTACACTAACAAAACACGAACGGAATTTAGCTGCCATGCTGCATGCCTCGGCCTTTTCTAAATTCTTTATTCCCTTCGGCAATTTTATTATACCCTTGGTATTATGGACGGCCAACAGAAGGGACTATGCCTTTGTAGATTATAACGGTAAGCAGGTTTTGAACTTTCAAATTAGCCTACTACTCTACTCTATCGTATTGGGTGCTATCAGTATACCGCTTTTCGCCGGCTTATTTCCTGGATTACTGAACGGTAGTCTTTTGGGTTTAGACCATTTGAACGACTACAACAACCTTAACATAGACTTTAGTCAGAGTCTTAATCTTAGTGGTTGGCTCTTTCCTTTGGGCATGGCCGGACTGGCGCACGGCGCTCTCTTTGTCGTTAATGTAGTCTACACCATTTTAGCCGTTATCCGTACCAACGAAGGCCAAGAGTTTACCTACCCCCTCACCATAAAATTTTTAAAATAA
- a CDS encoding nuclear transport factor 2 family protein gives MKLYVVITLILLLSGFSDMTAQPVIEASLKETITQLDRTYFEAYNSCNMEKQAEMYAEDIEFYHDKGGLTTSKQDLLDSLKKNICGKVTRELVEGSIEVYPINEYGAVEIGFHKFHNNEEADAISEPGKFIIIWKKTEAIWKIMRVISLH, from the coding sequence ATGAAGCTATACGTCGTCATCACCTTGATTCTTTTACTTTCCGGTTTTTCGGACATGACGGCGCAGCCTGTTATCGAAGCATCCTTAAAGGAAACCATAACCCAATTAGACCGTACCTACTTTGAAGCGTATAACAGCTGCAATATGGAAAAGCAAGCTGAAATGTACGCCGAAGACATAGAGTTCTATCACGACAAAGGAGGTTTGACCACCTCGAAACAAGATTTACTCGATAGTTTAAAGAAAAACATTTGCGGAAAGGTAACACGAGAGTTGGTAGAAGGCAGTATTGAAGTCTACCCCATTAACGAATACGGCGCCGTAGAAATTGGTTTTCACAAATTTCACAACAACGAGGAAGCCGACGCCATATCAGAACCGGGCAAGTTTATTATTATATGGAAAAAGACCGAAGCCATCTGGAAAATTATGAGGGTCATTAGCCTTCATTAG
- a CDS encoding PadR family transcriptional regulator codes for MNVENTKAQMRKGVLEYCILSILNGKDKYASEILATLKDAKMLVVEGTIYPLLTRLKNAGLLSYRWEESTSGPPRKYYALTEKGKLFLKELDSTWDELRTATNLVTNNQ; via the coding sequence ATGAATGTAGAAAATACAAAAGCACAGATGCGCAAGGGCGTTTTGGAGTACTGTATTTTGTCTATCTTAAACGGAAAAGACAAATACGCCTCTGAAATTCTCGCCACGCTGAAAGATGCTAAAATGCTTGTCGTAGAGGGCACCATTTATCCTCTGCTAACCCGATTAAAAAATGCGGGACTTCTCAGTTATCGTTGGGAAGAATCAACTTCCGGCCCACCGAGAAAGTACTACGCCCTGACAGAAAAAGGTAAGCTTTTCCTAAAGGAACTGGACAGTACGTGGGACGAGCTAAGAACAGCTACAAATTTGGTAACCAACAATCAATAA